One Mycolicibacterium pulveris genomic region harbors:
- a CDS encoding class I SAM-dependent methyltransferase, translating to MTAMERPGEPSVQVESEDDSQVAMSAYLADDLLSTTAGGWRSFYNKLSRRLEEVGVADSSFFLNYGYLPTDANNESVFDIRDGTFNANSVRLVLEVVGPVDLNNRTIVEIGCGRGGNSALVAEKFDGEVIGIDMSSEAIAFCNKAHAKHAIDFKVGDALNLPLPDEFCDAVLNVESSHSYGNLPKFLNEVRRICRSGAWFLHTDFLSPDDWDYVRMRLASLGFVTESDRDITANVLASRDQASSNWAQVYGDGNARVANFLALPGSAIYEQLRAGLLEYRILRSQLRTAGSS from the coding sequence ATGACGGCGATGGAACGTCCTGGCGAACCTTCGGTGCAAGTCGAATCCGAGGACGATTCACAAGTGGCGATGTCGGCGTACCTTGCCGATGACCTGCTTTCGACGACCGCCGGCGGATGGCGCAGCTTCTACAACAAGCTCAGTCGCCGCCTGGAAGAAGTCGGAGTGGCCGATTCATCGTTCTTCCTCAACTACGGATACCTTCCGACGGATGCGAACAACGAGTCCGTCTTCGATATTCGCGACGGCACTTTCAATGCCAACTCGGTCCGACTGGTGTTGGAGGTTGTCGGTCCCGTTGACCTCAATAACCGCACCATTGTCGAGATCGGTTGCGGTCGAGGTGGGAACTCGGCACTGGTGGCGGAGAAATTCGACGGTGAGGTCATCGGCATTGATATGTCCTCCGAAGCGATCGCCTTCTGCAATAAGGCTCATGCCAAGCATGCGATCGATTTCAAGGTCGGCGATGCGCTGAATCTGCCCCTGCCTGATGAGTTCTGCGACGCAGTCCTGAATGTGGAGTCGTCGCATTCTTATGGAAACCTGCCGAAGTTCCTGAACGAGGTACGCAGAATCTGCCGTTCCGGCGCATGGTTCTTGCACACCGACTTCCTGAGCCCGGACGACTGGGATTACGTCAGGATGCGTTTGGCATCGCTGGGTTTTGTCACCGAAAGCGACCGCGATATCACCGCTAATGTGTTGGCCTCACGCGACCAAGCGAGCAGCAACTGGGCGCAGGTTTATGGCGACGGAAACGCGCGTGTCGCGAACTTTCTCGCGTTACCCGGGTCGGCCATCTACGAACAGTTACGGGCGGGCTTGTTGGAGTACCGAATATTGCGATCGCAATTACGTACCGCGGGGTCCTCCTAG